The following coding sequences are from one Euwallacea fornicatus isolate EFF26 chromosome 8, ASM4011564v1, whole genome shotgun sequence window:
- the LOC136340617 gene encoding uncharacterized protein: MYRLVTVAVLIHSYLIESLASSVSCYYCSGTPQCADPIDYRSVEPRDCLEDSICLKYTISSKSLGFSDRKKMTEELTTYRECFQPLVILDRDICGFIKTMENATFNKLNQTLDAFQCSVCDTTNCNGAYRSFHSLAWIYLFYLSILYALDW; the protein is encoded by the exons atgtaccgACTAGTTACTGTGGCTGTGCTAATACATAGTTACCTTATAG agTCTCTGGCTTCTTCTGTTTCCTGCTATTACTGTTCGGGAACACCCCAATGTGCCGATCCTATAGATTACAGGAGTGTGGAGCCTAGGGATTGCTTGGAGGATAGCATTTGCCTTAAATATACCATCTCCTCGAAGAGTTTAG GCTTTTCAGATAGGAAAAAAATGACTGAAGAGCTAACCACATACAGGGAGTGTTTTCAACCCTTAGTTATCTTAGATAGGGATATTTGCGGTTTTATTAAAACGATGGAAAACGCAACTTTTAACAAGCTCAACCAGACCCTGGACGCATTCCAATGTAGTGTGTGCGATACCACCAACTGCAATGGTGCTTATCGCTCATTCCATTCCTTGGCttggatttatttattttatttgtccaTTCTCTATGCATTAGATTGGTAA
- the LOC136340599 gene encoding lipid storage droplets surface-binding protein 1-like isoform X2 has product MSHRTKRRKTYRRAPVRTVVVQEKYSLEKAPAKIIVRYVSTSVQTDDEMKLVQNKRKSLNMPELESVTRIYNLPIVETGLSYADNIYQKIKRSNSLFNWTLDQAENTLYSAIDQAVPVIVLFQGPLSQVDKLVCKTLDIVEEKIPSIHLPPEMIYWNTKQYAKNTVNTKIVTPVLKRADSVKQIGTSVLASKYTVFAADTLDGALNVADKYVDKYLPADEQDKNVDVDTPAGRPADKAIHTIQHADRLGRKLKRRLTRRTIAEVKALKEHSAEAVHVLIYVAELVATDPALAFQKGKELWGILSKDEPENQARPENLEQLIVLLTRESARRVVHLVNFTASVAKKVNQNVTHSVAVLVNKFVGVAESVLKTVHLEQVQQTTTSVLRTQAYSITLLLKQLNEQLTNVLDNWAKQLSTAPSSAGKIEPLQETALPVPQIKFQQLKSYHVNAIKSKNGVEYNANENSNNDP; this is encoded by the exons ATGTCGCATCGCACCAAACGCAGAAAGACATACCGGAGGGCCCCAGTAAGAACCGTTGtagtccaagaaaaatacagTTTGGAAAAGGCTCCAGCCAAGATTATAGTGCGTTACGTGTCCACGTCGGTTCAAACTGACGATGAGATGAAAT TGGTTCAAAACAAGAGGAAGTCGCTGAACATGCCTGAACTGGAATCTGTGACCAGGATTTACAACCTGCCTATTGTTGAAACGGGCCTCAGTTATGCAGACAATATTTACCAAAAGATCAAG AGGTCAAACAGTTTATTTAACTGGACTTTGGACCAAGCAGAAAATACGTTATATTCGGCGATAGATCAGGCAGTCCCCGTGATAGTTCTCTTCCAAGGACCTCTCTCGCAAGTGGATAAGCTTGTTTGTAAAACTTTGGACATTGTTGAAGAGAAAATTCCATCGATCCATTTGCCCCCTGAAATG ATCTATTGGAACACAAAGCAGTATGCCAAAAATACTGTGAATACCAAAATAGTGACTCCAGTCCTTAAAAGGGCAGACTCGGTTAAGCAAATAGGTACCAGCGTCTTGGCCAGCAAATACACGGTCTTCGCTGCTGATACTTTAGATGGAGCCCTGAATGTTGCTGATAAGTATGTGGATAAATATCTACCTGCAGATGAACAAGATAAAAACGTTGACG TGGATACCCCTGCAGGACGACCTGCTGATAAAGCTATACACACCATCCAGCACGCAGATAGATTGGGCAGGAAACTGAAGAGGCGGTTGACCAGGAGAACTATTGCTGAGGTGAAAGCTTTGAAGGAGCACAGTGCTGAGGCTGTCCACGTCTTGATTTATGTCGCTGAACTG GTGGCCACAGATCCAGCTCTGGCCTTCCAGAAAGGCAAAGAGCTTTGGGGCATTTTGAGTAAGGACGAGCCGGAAAATCAGGCCAGGCCGGAAAATCTGGAACAATTAATCGTATTGCTGACACGGGAGTCTGCCAGAAGAGTGGTGCATTTGGTCAACTTTACGGCATCCGTGGCAAAGAAGGTTAATCAAAACGTCACCCACTCGGTGGCGGTTTTGGTCAATAAATTCGTTGGAGTGGCTGAGTCAGTTCTCAAG ACGGTCCACTTGGAACAAGTGCAGCAGACCACCACTTCAGTTCTGAGGACTCAGGCCTACTCCATCACGCTACTTTTAAAGCAACTCAATGAGCAACTGACCAATGTCTTG GATAACTGGGCGAAACAGCTCTCCACGGCTCCTTCCTCAGCGGGCAAAATTGAGCCTCTGCAGGAAACTGCACTACCAGTACCTCAAATCAAATTCCAACAATTAAAGTCGTATCACGTGAACGCTATAAAGAGTAAGAATGGGGTTGAATATAATGCAAATGAGAATTCGAACAATGATCCCTGA
- the LOC136340599 gene encoding lipid storage droplets surface-binding protein 1-like isoform X1, with protein MSHRTKRRKTYRRAPVRTVVVQEKYSLEKAPAKIIVRYVSTSVQTDDEMKLVQNKRKSLNMPELESVTRIYNLPIVETGLSYADNIYQKIKRSNSLFNWTLDQAENTLYSAIDQAVPVIVLFQGPLSQVDKLVCKTLDIVEEKIPSIHLPPEMIYWNTKQYAKNTVNTKIVTPVLKRADSVKQIGTSVLASKYTVFAADTLDGALNVADKYVDKYLPADEQDKNVDEVDTPAGRPADKAIHTIQHADRLGRKLKRRLTRRTIAEVKALKEHSAEAVHVLIYVAELVATDPALAFQKGKELWGILSKDEPENQARPENLEQLIVLLTRESARRVVHLVNFTASVAKKVNQNVTHSVAVLVNKFVGVAESVLKTVHLEQVQQTTTSVLRTQAYSITLLLKQLNEQLTNVLDNWAKQLSTAPSSAGKIEPLQETALPVPQIKFQQLKSYHVNAIKSKNGVEYNANENSNNDP; from the exons ATGTCGCATCGCACCAAACGCAGAAAGACATACCGGAGGGCCCCAGTAAGAACCGTTGtagtccaagaaaaatacagTTTGGAAAAGGCTCCAGCCAAGATTATAGTGCGTTACGTGTCCACGTCGGTTCAAACTGACGATGAGATGAAAT TGGTTCAAAACAAGAGGAAGTCGCTGAACATGCCTGAACTGGAATCTGTGACCAGGATTTACAACCTGCCTATTGTTGAAACGGGCCTCAGTTATGCAGACAATATTTACCAAAAGATCAAG AGGTCAAACAGTTTATTTAACTGGACTTTGGACCAAGCAGAAAATACGTTATATTCGGCGATAGATCAGGCAGTCCCCGTGATAGTTCTCTTCCAAGGACCTCTCTCGCAAGTGGATAAGCTTGTTTGTAAAACTTTGGACATTGTTGAAGAGAAAATTCCATCGATCCATTTGCCCCCTGAAATG ATCTATTGGAACACAAAGCAGTATGCCAAAAATACTGTGAATACCAAAATAGTGACTCCAGTCCTTAAAAGGGCAGACTCGGTTAAGCAAATAGGTACCAGCGTCTTGGCCAGCAAATACACGGTCTTCGCTGCTGATACTTTAGATGGAGCCCTGAATGTTGCTGATAAGTATGTGGATAAATATCTACCTGCAGATGAACAAGATAAAAACGTTGACG AAGTGGATACCCCTGCAGGACGACCTGCTGATAAAGCTATACACACCATCCAGCACGCAGATAGATTGGGCAGGAAACTGAAGAGGCGGTTGACCAGGAGAACTATTGCTGAGGTGAAAGCTTTGAAGGAGCACAGTGCTGAGGCTGTCCACGTCTTGATTTATGTCGCTGAACTG GTGGCCACAGATCCAGCTCTGGCCTTCCAGAAAGGCAAAGAGCTTTGGGGCATTTTGAGTAAGGACGAGCCGGAAAATCAGGCCAGGCCGGAAAATCTGGAACAATTAATCGTATTGCTGACACGGGAGTCTGCCAGAAGAGTGGTGCATTTGGTCAACTTTACGGCATCCGTGGCAAAGAAGGTTAATCAAAACGTCACCCACTCGGTGGCGGTTTTGGTCAATAAATTCGTTGGAGTGGCTGAGTCAGTTCTCAAG ACGGTCCACTTGGAACAAGTGCAGCAGACCACCACTTCAGTTCTGAGGACTCAGGCCTACTCCATCACGCTACTTTTAAAGCAACTCAATGAGCAACTGACCAATGTCTTG GATAACTGGGCGAAACAGCTCTCCACGGCTCCTTCCTCAGCGGGCAAAATTGAGCCTCTGCAGGAAACTGCACTACCAGTACCTCAAATCAAATTCCAACAATTAAAGTCGTATCACGTGAACGCTATAAAGAGTAAGAATGGGGTTGAATATAATGCAAATGAGAATTCGAACAATGATCCCTGA